One part of the Amaranthus tricolor cultivar Red isolate AtriRed21 chromosome 16, ASM2621246v1, whole genome shotgun sequence genome encodes these proteins:
- the LOC130802539 gene encoding uncharacterized protein LOC130802539 has protein sequence MVVAFLSETDNALWKRILKSVHENKGLKASADAFHKVKDGTWAHLLSNDADTSRIRSIIEEGMLVKVENGNSVRFWHDRWCEVGMLKRAFPRLNLYEWENGEISRLKNHIERIKPDRDREDRVVWKHSGSLYYPTKSIGAKMFEEQEPILSKPLINLIWQRFILPRAQLSVWLANLEKLKTGDFLAEKGIINTQLAVCPFCNTETESNSHIPFTCSFAWRSWMKILKWWGISAVLHSRCRNFSIEWFGLVKSRK, from the exons ATGGTGGTGGCGTTTCTCTCCGAAACCGATAATGCTCTGTGGAAAAGAATTTTGAAGTCTGTACATGAAAATAAGGGGTTAAAAGCATCGGCGGACGCTTTTCACAAGGTTAAAGATGGTACATGGGCTCATCTTCTGAGTAACGACGCCGACACGTCCAGAATTAGATCAATCATAGAAGAAGGCATGCTTGTGAAAGTCGAAAATGGAAACTCCGTTCGTTTTTGGCATGATAGGTGGTGTGAAGTCGGAATGCTAAAAAGGGCATTCCCTAGATT GAACCTATACGAATGGGAAAATGGCGAGATCTCAAGGCTCAAGAACCACATTGAACGGATCAAACCAGACAGGGATAGGGAAGATAGGGTGGTCTGGAAACACTCGGGTAGTTTGTATTACCCTACAAAGAGCATTGGGGCGAAAATGTTCGAGGAGCAAGAGCCCATTCTATCCAAACCTCTAATCAATCTCATATGGCAAAGATTCATCCTTCCAAGAGCACAGTTGTCCGTATGGTTGGCTAATCTAGAAAAACTCAAAACTGGTGATTTTCTTGCAGAAAAGGGTATTATTAACACTCAACTGGCCGTTTGCCCATTCTGTAACACAGAAACAGAGTCAAATTCTCATATCCCGTTTACATGCAGTTTCGCCTGGAGGTCCTGGATGAAAATATTGAAATGGTGGGGCATTTCTGCGGTTCTCCATAGTCGATGTAGAAACTTCAGTATTGAATGGTTTGGTCTGGTGAAAAGCCGAAAATGA